One region of Gemmatimonadota bacterium genomic DNA includes:
- a CDS encoding Ldh family oxidoreductase, with the protein MARFAHLSYASLIMLIWLQRHGSERSLMAEIRVDGKKLRAFTASVFEKVGLTPSDAAIEAEVLVWANLRGVDSHGVQRVIGYVQSVEAGHYNPRPDIRIERETPATMLIEADCAFGPVVTTYAMEQAIEKARGAGIGWVLIRNTTHQGAMAYYAQMAARENMAGIASVCNPPNMAPPGARAPGVHNSPIAIAVPGSDGRTISLDMATSVAAFGKLDVAVDRGESIPDTWALDGDGHPTTDPREARFLQPAAGYKGYGLALIFECLSSLMVGNPLLTAAISGPGARPGAQNSFIGAIDIAAFTDPDMYRRQIDELVSAMKGLPRVDGVDELFVPGEPEEVVHRERIEHGIPLPAGTRDKLIEVAEKLGLKVPWEA; encoded by the coding sequence GTGGCGCGATTCGCCCATCTATCTTACGCCAGTCTGATCATGCTCATATGGTTGCAGCGACACGGATCGGAAAGGAGTCTCATGGCGGAGATCCGCGTGGATGGGAAGAAACTGCGGGCTTTCACGGCGTCGGTCTTCGAAAAGGTCGGCCTGACGCCATCAGACGCGGCCATCGAAGCCGAAGTGTTGGTATGGGCGAACCTGCGCGGAGTGGACTCCCACGGCGTCCAACGGGTAATTGGATATGTCCAATCGGTGGAAGCCGGACACTACAATCCCCGGCCGGACATCCGGATCGAACGGGAGACGCCCGCTACGATGCTCATCGAGGCCGATTGCGCATTCGGACCGGTAGTGACGACCTACGCCATGGAGCAGGCCATCGAGAAGGCCCGCGGGGCGGGTATCGGATGGGTGCTGATCCGCAACACGACCCACCAGGGCGCCATGGCTTACTACGCCCAGATGGCCGCCCGGGAGAACATGGCCGGCATCGCTTCCGTCTGCAACCCCCCGAACATGGCCCCTCCGGGCGCGCGGGCGCCGGGGGTCCACAACAGTCCGATCGCCATCGCCGTGCCGGGCAGCGACGGCCGTACCATATCCCTGGACATGGCCACGAGCGTGGCCGCCTTCGGCAAGCTGGACGTGGCCGTGGACCGGGGCGAGTCCATCCCCGACACCTGGGCGCTGGACGGAGACGGACATCCGACGACGGATCCACGCGAGGCCCGGTTCCTGCAGCCCGCGGCCGGATACAAGGGTTATGGACTGGCCCTCATCTTCGAGTGCCTGTCGAGCCTGATGGTCGGCAATCCGCTGTTGACGGCCGCCATCTCCGGTCCCGGCGCCCGGCCCGGCGCGCAGAACAGCTTCATCGGCGCCATCGATATCGCGGCGTTCACCGATCCGGACATGTATCGCAGGCAGATTGATGAACTCGTCTCGGCCATGAAGGGCCTTCCGCGCGTCGACGGGGTCGATGAACTCTTCGTGCCAGGCGAGCCGGAGGAAGTCGTCCACCGGGAGCGCATCGAGCACGGGATCCCCCTGCCCGCCGGCACCCGGGACAAGCTCATCGAGGTCGCCGAGAAACTCGGGCTCAAGGTACCCTGGGAGGCGTAG
- a CDS encoding YggT family protein, which translates to MILIQILRIYLVLIIVRAVMSWFNPDPASPLVRLLTWLTEPVLLPFRRIIPPIPVPKTNVRIDLAPVFVLLIGGWLLTRLRY; encoded by the coding sequence ATGATCCTGATCCAGATACTGCGGATATACCTGGTCCTCATCATCGTCCGCGCGGTCATGTCCTGGTTCAATCCGGACCCGGCCTCGCCGCTCGTGCGTCTGCTGACGTGGCTTACGGAGCCGGTCCTGTTGCCCTTCAGGCGGATCATTCCGCCCATTCCCGTGCCGAAGACGAACGTTCGGATCGACCTGGCCCCGGTCTTCGTGCTGTTGATCGGCGGTTGGCTGTTAACCAGGCTGCGTTACTGA
- the tsaB gene encoding tRNA (adenosine(37)-N6)-threonylcarbamoyltransferase complex dimerization subunit type 1 TsaB, producing MIVVGLETSSTIAGIAVIRDRQMMAEASQELGGVHAEKLPGMLERILADLDVQWSDVEGFAISIGPGSYTGLRVGLSLVKGLAYVTKRPVAAVPTLDAIAFQVPCCRYPVHVVTDARRGQVYEARYDTSGGWPERQSDFRVGPLEDVLASIEDKVMLVGSGVDAYRPDIVAILGEQACFPPAGTGRLSASSTAYLGLDRLKRGDQSDLNALEPLYLRKTDFARQPPSRLERTPPYESSSAAPGPTGRAETSSE from the coding sequence ATGATCGTCGTGGGACTAGAGACTTCATCCACGATCGCCGGGATCGCCGTGATCCGGGACCGCCAGATGATGGCCGAAGCGTCACAGGAGTTGGGCGGCGTGCACGCTGAAAAGCTGCCCGGGATGCTGGAACGTATTCTGGCCGACCTGGACGTGCAGTGGTCGGATGTGGAAGGATTCGCGATCTCGATCGGACCCGGCTCGTATACCGGGCTGCGGGTGGGATTGAGCCTGGTCAAGGGACTTGCCTACGTGACGAAGCGGCCGGTCGCCGCGGTGCCCACGCTCGATGCCATCGCCTTCCAGGTGCCCTGCTGCAGGTACCCGGTCCACGTGGTGACCGATGCCCGCAGGGGCCAGGTCTACGAAGCCCGCTACGATACGTCCGGCGGCTGGCCCGAGCGGCAGTCCGATTTCCGGGTGGGGCCGCTCGAAGACGTGTTGGCATCCATCGAGGACAAGGTAATGCTCGTCGGCAGCGGCGTTGACGCGTACAGACCGGACATCGTCGCCATACTAGGTGAACAGGCCTGCTTCCCGCCCGCGGGCACGGGACGGCTGTCGGCTTCCTCGACCGCGTATCTCGGCCTGGACCGCCTCAAACGGGGCGATCAGTCCGACCTGAACGCGCTCGAACCGCTGTACCTTCGAAAAACCGACTTCGCCAGGCAGCCGCCATCCCGGCTCGAACGGACGCCGCCTTACGAATCTTCCTCTGCCGCGCCTGGCCCGACCGGCCGGGCCGAAACCTCGTCTGAATGA
- the rimI gene encoding ribosomal-protein-alanine N-acetyltransferase: MTEAIPFVIGKMGRSHVPQVLEIERACYPAPWSESAFHHEITSGTSVTLVAMDGESVAGYLVGWIAADQVHVANIAVAAGYRRRGVGTGMMLRLLEEAVRRECASSSLEVRESNLAARSMYSRLGYHAVTLRKSYYSSPAEDAVVMVKDLEA; the protein is encoded by the coding sequence ATGACCGAGGCGATCCCCTTCGTCATAGGTAAAATGGGCCGTTCACACGTGCCCCAGGTCCTGGAAATCGAGCGGGCGTGCTATCCGGCGCCCTGGTCGGAATCTGCCTTTCACCATGAAATAACGTCTGGGACTTCCGTTACACTGGTCGCGATGGACGGGGAGTCGGTCGCCGGCTACCTGGTCGGGTGGATCGCTGCCGACCAGGTGCACGTCGCCAACATTGCCGTGGCAGCCGGGTATCGGCGCCGAGGAGTCGGTACCGGGATGATGCTTCGGCTTCTCGAGGAGGCGGTCCGACGGGAGTGCGCTTCCTCCAGCCTGGAAGTGCGCGAGTCGAACCTGGCGGCCCGATCGATGTACAGCCGGTTGGGATACCACGCGGTAACCCTGAGGAAGTCCTACTATTCGAGTCCTGCCGAGGACGCAGTGGTTATGGTGAAGGACCTGGAAGCATAA